A segment of the Marmota flaviventris isolate mMarFla1 chromosome 2, mMarFla1.hap1, whole genome shotgun sequence genome:
TTCTAAGAGTTGGAAGATAgagcaataaataaaacaagattaaaaTATTCCACCACATTCCCAGTAGGggacactcacacacaaaaaatgattaAGGTGGGCAAGTTAGCcaatgcctgcaatcccagtgacttgagaggctgaggtaggtgaatttcaagttcaaggtcatcctgggcaatttaatgataCTGTGTCtcaatataaatacaaaaaagactggggaatgtaacttagtggtagagcaccacagggttcaatccctagtttaaaaaaaaaaaaaaaaaaaagagtcaaaaacAGTGTaatccacacctgtaatcccagagactcaggaagcacaggcagaagaatcacagattcaaggccagtctcaacctcagcaacttagtaaggacctgcctcaaaatacaaaagggctagggatgtagctcagtggtaaagtactcccgggttcaatctctagtccaaaaaaagaaaaagatgattgtatagaatgaaaaaaaagtaaaacagagaaGGGCTTAGGAAGTGCTGAAGGAAAGCAATTTTAAGGAGGGTTGTTGGGAAGGCTTCActtggtggtggtagtggtggggaACTGAGCTGAGCAGACTTGGAAGACTATGATGGAGTGACCCTTCATCTGGGCGAAGATTTCCAGGAAAGTGTGAAGGTCTTAAGGGTCAGCATACCTGTAGTGCCTAATGTACAACAAAAGAGACAGTGCTGCTGAGACAGAGAAGCATGGATTTGAGTAGAAGAGGTCAAATTGGTAAGACTGCAGGAATAAACTGGCAAAGAGATATTTAATTTGGGATATGTTAAATTTGAAATGCACATTGAGTATCCAAGATGCTAATGGGCAACTAGATATATTTAGAAGAGAATTTCttactgaaactataaaactggGAATCACCCACATCAAAAATGGCTTTAATGCACAAGACTGGATGAAATCAGTGCAGGTACCTGTGAAAAcagagcagcctgaggactgcACTCTGCAAAGTCAGCAGAGTATGGCAAGAAAACATCAAAGGACATAGGGTGGtcagctaggaagcagagaataTGTTCTAAAGCcaggtaaagaaaatatttcaaagtagtGTCAAATGCCACCAATATTCTGTAAGATAAAGCAGAATGCATAATTAGACTTAGCTATGACCAAGTCATCAGTGACCATGGTAAGAACAGTTTTAATACAAATGGAATTTCTGGGGAAGAAAACTCTTGCTGTGAAGTGgaacagaaaaataggaagaagtGGAAGGGGAAATGGGGCCAAGAGGGCATTCTTTCTCAGGGGAAAAAGGGAAGTACTGACTacaaagaaggagggagaatTGCTGAGCTATGTGCTCAAAAACTAGAGAATAAGATCCACTGCACAAGTGTGTGGACAGGATCACGACCCTGTTTGTAGCAGGATTTAACCTTAACACCACTGATATTTTAGCACAGAGATTGTGGGGCTTTCCTGTGCATTGGAGGATATTTTATAGTATAACTGGCTTTTCTCCAATAGCACCTACCTCCCAGTTTTGACACCCCAATGTCCTCTGAGGAACACAAAATCAATTATGGTTGGTAACCACTTGTTTATAACAACGGAGGGAAAGTGAAGTATATGAATACAGGTGCTGGAAGGTAGTTAGATTTAGTGGTGGAAGCTGTAAAAGTTcatgttatttctattttctcaccAAAATAGGAACAAGTCAAGAATCAGACTATGAAGAGGGATATTAGTTATGAGGGTCAGTAGGTATCTAAGTTATCAGAGGGCAAGTAAAATGCCTAGGGAGATGGAATATGGCTGGATAACATATAGAACCCACTTTAGGTGATAAACTTAAGACAGACCTGCAGCATAGCTGTTTTTTGCTCACCCTCTCAGCTGCAAGGATCTAGGTAAAGAGTAGGTTATGAgttgaataagagaaaaaataaagtaatagcaAAGGACAGGAAGTTTATTCAATACTTACTACTGGAATTCAGCTTGAGAAGAAGGGAAATGAAGACATGGGGAATAGAGTCAGTGGAAAGGAGTAAGATCAAAGGACTGTAGGTCCTGGTGAAGGGATGAATTGCTGTATTGAGCATACTAAAGGGAAAGACCTGGAAAGACAGAAAGTACTGGTATGAGAGTGTGATATTTGAGACAGACATATGGAAGAGATACAGGTCTAGAATATGACCAGAGAAGGAGGATGACCTACATGAATACCGAAATCATCAGGATTATGACAAAAATGGTGTGGTGTGGTATAGTCTAAATGCTTCAAAGGGATATTGGGGATGAAAAAAAATGGTCTGAAAATAGTATGAGAAAGGAAGACACCTGAACCACTCcaggctcaatggtacagtgagTGCAGAAGAGAAATCATGACCACTACAAAGGCACTAGGAGAAGCAGAGTCCTCACAAGAAAtcaggtttcaaaataaaaataaaaagagctaggggtgtagctcagtgatagatcacccatgggttcaatcagCGGTACAGGTAGAGTGTGGGGAGTTGGAATGTGGTCCAGGCCTCAAAGCAAGAATGTGAAAGGAACAGAAGAGAGATGGGATATACGGATGTTTGTAAATGACTGTTAGTTCCAGAGAGCACAGAAGAGTTTTAGGaattgaaagagagaaagagatggggaggggggaaaaaaaaaaaagagggtagaGAGATACATGGTTAGGAGGGTGTAACTGATGAGGTGATTAAGATGGGATTAGTTCGGGTGGTTGTAGAAGAGAGGTGTATTTTGGGCCCCCCTCAGGTCTGCTAGCAGGAGTGCAAATAGGAGTAGACGAGAAAGTGTACAAAGGAGGGGTAAactcttgatttataaattagacCAGGCTATTTTGAGGAGAAGTCCTGAGTTTGCCACAGATGAGAGGTAAAggccctttctctttcttctttttttcttctcccattATTGTGGTTTTCTGCCCTTAATTACAAATTTGGAAGTTTAATTactcaaagaaattaaatgaaatgactGTAAGGTAGTCAGTACAAGGCCTAATACTAAAATACCTTGAATTGTGATGATACTACTGTTAAGAGGATGTTATGATAGTACCTATGATTTCCTCTCATGCTTTGCTATTGAGTAGCAGCCTCTGAAGCCAGCTGCAGTCAGCCAGGGTGATACCCTTGAATCCTTATCCACTGACTCCATCAATAAGAATTCACCCAGTGTTAACTCTATATTGGTCCTAacaacacaaaccaaaaccaacatACAAAACCAAAAGCATTTTATTGCTGAGTCATTTAGAAGTTCCATATGAGACATCAAGCCTCACATCAGAGTCCACAGCAAGGCCAGGTAAGAGCAGAGTCCATAGCATTGCCAAGATTCCCACATCAGGAGATTAAGGGCCAGGGTcctttgagttctaattagggaaCTATCTACTCTTTTCTTGTTAATCTTGTTAGTCCCTCCAGGTCACTTCTACTTCATCTGTACGATACCTgcaggaaaatgaggaaaattgGTAAGGGACaagcctttaatattttctatcttttctacCCTCATGTTTCTGGATTTTCTGCCTATCTCCCTTATCTAATCCTATCTATCCCCTCCAAGCAGTGAATCACCTCTGTGTAATCCCAGAATCACTGATGGCCGTTCTATGTCCAGCCTGAAACATCTCCCAGCCAGCGTGGGCTATCATGGCTCCATTGTCAATGCAGAatctataaaggaaagaaaatatgaaacttGTGATTAAGGGCAGAAAACCACAGTgatgggagaagaaaaaaaagaagaaagggaaagggccTTTACCTCTCATCTGTGGCAAAAAGCTTAGCTCCCCGTTCCTGGCACATTGTCTCCATCATCTCCTGCAACCGCAGATTACCTATGAAATAGTAAGGTTCAAGGCTAGCTTAGTTTCAGCCTCTCCATAGTCCAGTCATATACTTCATGTGTACTTACTAGAATAAAGCAGGGGACTGGGGGCAAGAATTGGAATACACAGGGCAAAAGTGAAACTGATCATTTTCCCAAACCCATAGATTTAGAATATTAGGAGGAAGATACATAAAGCCAAGAATATGAACCAGGAACACCATTCAATGATACATACACCCCACACCTCCCACAATGAGGGCTTCCTGGGAACCACAATGTGCCATGGCTCGCTCTGTGATCTCTACCAGCATTGCAAACACAGTTTCCTATGGAGAACAGAGAATATGAAAATGTCAGAGAGACATCCCAGCTCATTTCTGCTCTACTGTATAAAATCTCTCCTTTAGATTGGGTACAGTGGGGCAAGCCTATAATCTCAGGtatttgggaggctgtggcaggagatttcaagttgaggccagcctcaacaacttagcaaaaccctatgtcaaaataaaaataaaaaaggacttgctggggttgtagctcagttggtagagcacttgcctagcacgtgtgaggcactgggttcaatcctcagtgtcacataaaattaaaaaaaataaaataaagatattgtgtccatctactatgaaaatattttttaaaataaataaataaataaaatttaaaaagactagggatttagctcagtggtagagttaccctgggttaaatccctagtaccaccctaCCAcacccactttaaaaaaaaaaagaaaaaaaaaatcagactttagCCTCAACTTTTGTCCCACCTTTTCATTCATTACCTGCAAGGAGAAACATAGATCCTCAGGAGTACACTCGCCTGTGGCCAGCATCCGTTGGGCTACATCCTACAaataaagggaaaacaaaaaaatgaacagtGGCTTGGAATGTAATAAGAGCAAAAATTAGCACACTCAAAGGATCACCATGTTTCATCACACTTCAAAGTACCAGCATTCTGTAGCACACACTGCCCTTCCTCACCCAGCTATACAATGGGCAGCATTCATTTAAGATTCAATAATTAGGATCTGACTTGTCTTGAAGTACACTGAATTAATGCTGATTGATTTTCCTGAGAGTAGGAGCCAGGGAACATATTATCAGGAAAGTTGCAAAAATATAAAGTCCTGGCAGTCTTTGCATTTCTATAGTAAATTCAGATTTGGTGGGGTGGGGCTGCTGTGGGGAGGACTGAACTTCATGAATGCTAAGCACTTGCTTTACCACTTTGTTCCATTCTAAGccctaatttttatgttttagaagcAAAGTCACATGACTGATTGATTTCACTAAACAAGAAAACCTCACCCATTTCCTATCCCATCCCCATACTCAATTATAGGAGACTTCATCTATAGATCCAGACTATACTCTTCGAAGCACATCAGGGTCTTTGCTCTACATGTTCCTTTACCCCACATCTCAGGTATTCTCATTTGAGGGTGTAAAGTTAAGTTCAAAATAATCTTGTTTTTGTATATATCCTCGTACTTGTTTAGAAAGTAGGGCAGTGGGACTTCCATTtatttacattcaatttttcttttacatttgtataaagtttttttgttttgtttttaaaaatatctttattttgttatttttatgtggtgctgaggattgaacccagtgcctcacatgtgcaaggcaagcgctctgccactgagccacaatcccagccctggagtacaatttttcatttctctggttgtacatgttgtagagtcacaccattcatgtaatCATACAAATTCTGTGTTTTAatgtttatgttttgtattttaacattaatattaaaataagagtttgccccccctgcccacccccccaaaaagattcaatgattatttattgaatgcttgtCCTGGCATCTCTCACCTCTTACTTACCCTGCCTATTTTTTCTCATAGTCCTCATAATTATCTGACATGTTACATttcatcattctctctctctcttttttttttttttgcttagctGCCTTTCTCCATTAGGATCTGAGCTTTATGTTGTCagggatattattattattttttttttccagtgctggggactgaacccagggccttgcacatgctagacaagtgaaCTACAGCCCCTAGGCACAGATTGTTGTTTTGCTCCATGCCATGTTCCTATTATCTAGAACAGTGCTGGTACACAGAAGACATTCAATAAACATGTGCTAAGTGAACATATTCAGCATCTGATATGGAGCAGAACTATCTGCAGGAAATACAATGGTGAGCAGAATAGATATATTCCACTGAAAAAGTATGAAAGTGCCTCCACCTCCTTACCTCTCACACTCACCTCAATGAAAGACAGAATCCCTGAGAATGAGACATCCATTCCCTTTACAGTATATGGCAGCTCAACAAGCTTTTTGCCTCTATGTAGAAATGAGTAAAGGCATTAAGCATACATTCAGATGGCTGCTCTCCCTCCCAAAGTCTTCCCAAACTTCATTACTATATATGCAGGGACAAAAGCATATATAATAATGGCCCCAACGGCCAGGCCTCTTCCATCATATGTTCTCTTACCGCTTTGCCATCTGTTCAATGTTGTAGCCTGGACTAGGATCATTGGAAatctagaagaaaaaacaaagtagatGACTATACAAACACGCtaattataaaatacagaaacataTTCTTGTACATATATGGATGTACTTGTCATTCTAGTGTGCCATTCTCCATACCAAGCTAAGGAAAACCTGtctatttttttgtgtatgtgtttatgtgtataataaaacatatacatatttacatatgtgtatatatttatttattttatggaatcATGCCTACATGTAGGTACAAACTAATGTTTGTAACAAAAAATAACATACCGATATAacatacttatttattattaaacataTAAGTGCTTATTATCCAtccatgttaaaaagaaaaaaagttaatgaaagaGGATGAAGTCAGATGTGCAAAAAGTATAAGAAGCTATTTATTTACTACTTCCTCCATTTCCATTGCTCCCCAGAAATTTGCCCATATCTTATATTATCTGCAGACTCAACAGCTTACCTTCAGCACTCGAGCAAAACGATCCAGACAATTACCAACGGCAATATCGATGGTTTCACCAAATATGCGGTAACGACGTTCTGAGTAAGCAATCACCTAAGGGCGATGAGGATGTCCATGAAACCTCAAGTCTGTAAAAAGGAGTATTTGGCTTTGGGGAAGAAAGCAGCAGAGTATCAACATGGCTGTTAGTTTCCaatgagaaatggaaaaacaagTATTTTCCCAAACCCTGAGTGGGTAATTTCTATATGGTTCTTCTCTGATGAGAAGCCTAAAACCCCTAAGGATTCCTACAACAGATTCTTAAATCTATAGAAGATGACTTAGTAACTATCACTATACTTTGGGCATACACAAAAAATGTcattacaaaaacatttttccagCTTAGAGGTTCCTAGTATATCCCTCAAAAGCAGTCTTGAGAGTATAGAGTAGGAAATGTGTTTTCCTGCTTGGAGGCAGGGAACAAGAGTCATTCTAGGTAATTCTTACCAGTGCGGTAATATTTGGAAacaagaaattgaagaattaaaaaatctCATATGGGATTAGATACATGGCCTACCCAACATAGCAATGGCAATCCACTTATGTCCATTCTTCATATGTGGCAAACTTTTATCATAAAGAATATTTATCaccagctgggcagggtggcgcatgtttgtaatcccagctcaggaggccgaggcagaaggatatCTTCTCCTTTGTTaaccaaagccagcctcagctacagcaagatgctaagcaactcagtgagactccgtctctgaataaaatacaaaaaagggctggggatgtggctcagtggttgtgtgcccctgagttcaatatctggttaaaaaacaataacaataaaaataaataaataaaaccaggtacagggtgcacacttgtaatcctagaaACTCAGGAGGGTTAGGCAGGAGGACTggaagtttgaagccagcctgggcaacttaatgagatcatctccaaataaaattttaaaaaaatcaaacggTAGGAAGGAGTGGCAGCTCAACGTGGTTGTGCATGACTGTAAactcagcatcttgggaggctaagacaggaggattgcaagtttaaagcaaGCCTTGGCAATTTTGTAAGgtataagcaacctagtgagaccctgtctcataatagaaaataaaaagggctgggatatagctgagttagagcccctctgggttcaattctcagtactaccaaaaaaacccaaaacttcaAAATAGTGAAAGTCTCCTtatcattctttccttttctaaattagaaattccttatttttataatcacataTAGAAAAATCATATAGTGTTCTAATTATCTTGCCCAATTCTAAATCAAAACTGTTTTGAGTCTTCTACAATACCTAGGTTCAGATAAGCCCAGCTTTGTTTTTACAGTTCCTACAACTCAGGTACAGTAGGAAACTTTTAGGTCGACTGCctcagaaattattaaaatataataggtACCATAAATACCTGCGTATTTCCTCCACTGACATACAACACAGTTGGGCTGGTGGCTCCAGTGATGAGACGGCCCATTTCAATGTGGCCTATACAGTGGTTCACACCTAGCAATGGTTTATTCCATAGTTGGGCCATAGTACGGGCCACAATGGCTACAGAAACCAATGGGGCACCCATGCCAGGACCTAGAGGCATAGAAATGGGAGTTAGACTCCTAGAGATTAGAAAGAGCGGGTGAAAACAGTAGACGTGAGAGTACATGAGGAAGAACGATGGTGGCATAGGCAAGGGGTAGGCTGTTTTAACTATAAAGGATCCAGGTATTCTTCTCCTTTGTTACCCTTCTCCCAGTCATACCTTTGGTGTAAGCAATGCAGTCGATATCCTGGTAGGTTACTCTAGCTTCTGTTAGGGCCTCCTGCAGAATGTCTAGGATAACAGCCCGGTGATGCCTGGCAGTATCACCTGGAAGGAACCCTAAGAAATGGACACAGATGAAAGATCATAGTTTTCCCGTAGAAGATAAGTagaagtaaaaaaacaaaactggaggTTTTAGTAATGAAGGAAGAATTGTTTCATTCTATCAAATTTTTAGATAGTCTTTTTCCAACTTCTATACAATCTGTTCCTCTTTCAGAACTGCCCTTCTTTATATCCAATTTCTATTCAGCTTTTGGAATTCAATTAAAGTGATACCCATACTTTCTGGTGACCTTTTCTGTGACTCTAAAGAACCCTACATAAAATTACATTGCTGTAGATGACGCAGAAGAAATATAGCACTATAATTATCTATAGTTTCCCCAGTTTAACCATAAGTATCTCAGAGCATtagccattttatttatatttccagtATCCAAGTACTTAGAAGAGTTAATGGcaaacataaatacatatttctaaGTAATAACCTGTCACAATAGCACTTGTTTCTAGAGTTTTCAGGTACATGCAGGTCAACTGTCCTATCTATTTGTGCAGCTATTATAAGAGAGGCTAGGCAAGATGCAATATCTTATAAGTAATATTAATTACAAATTATAATGTGTCTGGTAGTTTCATGTAGTCCTCAAGGCCCTGAGATACAGGTGTTAATTTTCCCACTTTAAGAGCAGAATACTGAATATGAATCTTACATACTTATCCAGTTCTGACACCTAAACTAATAAGACTTTCTGCTCTCCTCTCCCCCCTTATTCTAGAAAATTCTGACACATCTGCTGTAGGATCTGTTTACATTACAAGTCCGACTCTACCCCAGGCTCATAACTCCTATTTTTGAATGTTCAGCACATAAAAGACGCTGAATAAAATCTGAACGAACCCAGAAGATACAGACTCAAATGCCTAGGACTCTATTCTAGTCACCAGCCTTGTAACATTTGGCCACATAATAATCCCAACCAGACTCTTAGCCAATGCTGTACAGGTTGACAACGTGCACCCACTTCACTAGTGTTTAGGAAGATGGCAGGTGATGCTGTGCAGAGAAGCCAGACGCAACTAGAAGTACCCTAATGACTCACCCGTGCCTGGAGGTGTAACGTAAGTTCGTCGCGGGTTCGCCAGCACGTTACCATCACGCACCACTCCCACACCAATCTTGTTGGCACTGCCTTCAAAACCCAGCACCGTCGGCATGGTAGAGCCAGAGAAAAAACGCCGGCAGGCTTCTAGAAACGGTGGAGCTACGGAGGCCCTCACGCTTCGGTGCTGGGCAGTAGATTCCGCAGCACCGAGGATGAAGTGGCAGCGACAAGTAGAAAGCAAACGGCACGCGGCCAAGGACAGAACTACGTCTAAGGGTGGCGCGACCACGCCGACCGCGCCGCAGCTGTTAAAGCCCCTTCAGGACCTGTCTTCTTAAATGCCAGGGGCGCGGGACGGGTCTTTCCGCCTAACATCCGTATCCGGTCCCCAACCTCTCTTCTGCGGTTCAGCCCAGCCCTCCCCATTGATTTCTTCCCTCTTTGCATATCGTTAGGATCTTCGGTCTAGGTGGCAGGATGAGTCATAAATCTGGCAAAAAGATAAACAGCGCTAAAATGGAGCCGTGGGGCCTTCAGTCCCCTGAAAAGAGCCAGAGAAGGGCGGGCACTTCTCTGTCACGTGGTTCCAAACAGACCAATCGCCCGCGTGCGTGGTTCACGTAACCACATCAGTCACCCACGTGGGCGCAAAGCGTGCTCCATTCTTTGTGTTCGGGTAAGGAGGTGCCACGCTCCGACCCAAGCAGGTCAGATTCAGGGTTGCTGTCCTACTAAATGACGGGCCAGCTCATTAAGGACTCATAATTAAGATCCTTACTTGGCCAGAGGGCAGGTTTTGCGAGGAGGTTACgactcatttttaaattatctaatgTGGGTGAGGGGCTGAAGGACCTGTGATGCACTAAGGCGGGGAAAGAGTTTAGAGATAAGATAGTTTGAAAGGCGGGACCTGGTGTGTGGACGCCGTAGGGAGGAGTCTTCATCCTAGTCTTACTTGATTCCACAATTTTTTTGCGAATGTAGGCAACACGGTAAAAATACTGTTTCGGTGGGCGACGTGGTACTGGTTCCGAAGGGCGTTCGTTACAGGGATGCCAAAGCGTGGGAAAAAGGGAGCGGCGGCAGAAGATGGGGAAGAGCCCAAAActggtaagaaaaagaaataaaataaacccctCTCCCTCCAAGCTGCAATACAGTGTTTATGGTTTCCTCGATGAACCATAAATGGGAAACTGAATCATATTTTTACAGGAATTGGCAGAGAAGTCAAGGCAACTATCGATTCTCTGTGGTCTATAGTAAACTATTGAGGTTGCAAATTGCCAATTTTATCATTATCTGTTATTCATTCTGTAGAGCCAGAGTCCAAGAAGAGTAAGgtaggagcaaaaaaaaaagaaaaagagacagcaGGAGAGGGCCCAGTCCTGTATGAAGACCCTCCAGATAAGAAAACCTCACCCAGTGGCAAATCTGCCACACTCAAGATCTGCTCTTGGAATGTTGATGGGCTTCGAGCCTGGATTAAGAAGAAAGGTTTAGATGTAAGTGGAATTCAGGGAGGGGAAGATATATTCCATGATCTTGAGTGGTCTTGCAGTTTAATCACCTTGTCTCATTGTTTCCACACCAGgatgttatttttctcttgcctagagttatttttttgggggaggcAGGGGATACTGGGAAatccatgggtgctttaccacggagctacttctccattccttttttttttttttggagatagggTTCTGCTAAAGGTCTCATTGAATGTtaagggtggcctcaaacttgatattctcctgcctcatcctctggaATTGATGAAATTACAAGTTGTGTGCCACTATATGTGGCACTTGTCTGTAATTTTCTTGTGGGAAGTACAACTGGGGGCTTCATCAAGTCTTGCCTAAATGTCCATTCTATCAATTCCATTGCCATTTCTTGTTTCATGTCCTTTCCTCTTCCCTAGAATGTTGTAAAAACCTCTATACTGGACTTCCTCTGTTTTATATCCAGCATATTCTCCATCCTAGTAACTGCGGCTTCAAAATCTTAGCCGACTATGCACTGCATATACCAAAAAAAAGTCCTTAGTACAACGTGTAAAATATTATTATCCCCCACCATTAGTGATTAGTGGTCAAGTTGCATAATTTGTAATTGTTCAAACGTTATGCTTCTTGACTGTTGGAACTCCTTATGCATAGGGACTCTGCCTGAGCTGTGTATAGATAAGTAATTTCACTCATAAATTGTTCAATAAATGTCTCTGGAGGGTTGGGAATGTGTTTTAGgtgtagagtgcttgtctatctatgaggtcctgggttcagtcccaagtactgcaaaataaatgtttgctgaattgaCAGTGTCTTttccacctttttcttttttaaacttccaGTGGGTAAAGGAAGAAGCCCCAGATATCCTGTGCCTCCAAGAGACCAAATGTTCAGAGAACAAACTACCACCTGAACTTCAAGAGCTGCCTGGATTATCCCATCAGTACTGGGCAGCTCCTTCGGACAAGGAAGGATACAGTGGTGTGGGTCTACTTTCCCGCCAGTGCCCCATCAAAGTCTCTTATGGCATCGGTGAGACCCTATTGATTTCTAATGCCTATGATGCTTCAACCAATTGTTagtacttctttctttcccccagtGTCTTATTACCTTCTCTTATAGACTTTTCATGctgattgttttcatttttataggtgAGGAGGAACATGATCAGGAAGGCCGGGTAATTGTGGCTGAATTTGACAAGTTTGTGCTAGTAACAGCCTACGTACCTAATGCTGGCCGGGGTCTGGTAAGGCTGGAGTACCGCCAGCGCTGGGATGAAGCCTTTCGCCAGTTCCTGAAGGGCTTGGCTTCCCGCAAGCCCCTTGTGCTATGTGGGGACCTCAATGTGGCTCATGAAGAAATTGACCTTCGTAAccccaaaggaaacaaaaaaaatgctgGTTTCACTCCACAGGAGCGCCAAGGCTTTGGAGA
Coding sequences within it:
- the Osgep gene encoding tRNA N6-adenosine threonylcarbamoyltransferase codes for the protein MPTVLGFEGSANKIGVGVVRDGNVLANPRRTYVTPPGTGFLPGDTARHHRAVILDILQEALTEARVTYQDIDCIAYTKGPGMGAPLVSVAIVARTMAQLWNKPLLGVNHCIGHIEMGRLITGATSPTVLYVSGGNTQVIAYSERRYRIFGETIDIAVGNCLDRFARVLKISNDPSPGYNIEQMAKRGKKLVELPYTVKGMDVSFSGILSFIEDVAQRMLATGECTPEDLCFSLQETVFAMLVEITERAMAHCGSQEALIVGGVGCNLRLQEMMETMCQERGAKLFATDERFCIDNGAMIAHAGWEMFQAGHRTAISDSGITQRYRTDEVEVTWRD
- the Apex1 gene encoding DNA repair nuclease/redox regulator APEX1 translates to MPKRGKKGAAAEDGEEPKTEPESKKSKVGAKKKEKETAGEGPVLYEDPPDKKTSPSGKSATLKICSWNVDGLRAWIKKKGLDWVKEEAPDILCLQETKCSENKLPPELQELPGLSHQYWAAPSDKEGYSGVGLLSRQCPIKVSYGIGEEEHDQEGRVIVAEFDKFVLVTAYVPNAGRGLVRLEYRQRWDEAFRQFLKGLASRKPLVLCGDLNVAHEEIDLRNPKGNKKNAGFTPQERQGFGELLQAVPLADSFRHLYPNTEYAYTFWTYMMNARSKNVGWRLDYFLLSQSLLPALCDSKIRSKALGSDHCPITLYLAL